A window from Schistocerca gregaria isolate iqSchGreg1 chromosome 8, iqSchGreg1.2, whole genome shotgun sequence encodes these proteins:
- the LOC126284461 gene encoding short-chain specific acyl-CoA dehydrogenase, mitochondrial: MSVGKTRKLLDVARFSWSPLCHFQHRSVYTHSQLPETHKMLYKSVRDFAEAELKPLASKFDREHLYPGDQIKKMGELGLMAVEVPEDLGGTGLDYLAYAIATEEISRGCASAGVIMSVNNSLYLGPILKFGTQKQKEKFITPFTTGQRVGCFALSEPGNGSDAGAASTTARKQDKRYILNGTKAWITNGYESEATVVFATTDKSKKHRGISAFLVSKPTKGLELGKKEDKLGIRGSSTCSLIFEDCSVPEENVLGELGMGFKIAMMTLDAGRIGIASQALGIAQASLDCAVDYASKRIAFGSPILKLQAIQAKIADMALKVESARLLTWRAAHLKDTKQPFTKEAAMAKLAASEAATFCSHQAIQILGGMGYVSDMPAERHYRDARITEIYEGTSEIQRLVIASNIAKEYGL, encoded by the exons ATGTCTGTTGGTAAAACAAGAAAACTTTTGGATGTAG CTCGCTTTAGCTGGAGTCCGTTATGTCACTTTCAACACAGATCAGTTTATACGCATTCGCAGCTcccagaaacacacaaaatgctttATAAATCTGTCCGCGACTTCGCTGAAGCCGAGCTGAAACCACTGGCTTCAAAGTTCGATCGTGAGCACTTGTACCCGGGTGATCAG ATAAAGAAGATGGGAGAATTAGGCCTTATGGCTGTAGAGGTTCCAGAGGATTTAGGAGGAACTGGTTTAGACTATCTTGCGTATGCCATTgccactgaagaaatatcaagggGTTGTGCTTCAGCAGGAGTAATAATGAGTGTCAACAATTCTCTGTACCTTGGACCTAttctcaaatttggtacacagaagCAGAAAGAAAAATTTATTACCCCATTCACTACAGGTCAGCGTGTGGGGTGCTTCGCTTTGAGTGAACCAG GAAATGGAAGTGATGCTGGTGCAGCATCTACTACAGCTCGTAAACAAGACAAACGATATATTCTCAATGGTACAAAGGCATGGATCACCAATGGTTATGAATCTGAAGCCACAGTTGTTTTTGCAACAACAGATAAAAGCAAGAAGCATCGTGGAATTAGTGCCTTCCTTGTTAGTAAACCAACGAAAG GTCTGGAGCTGGGAAAAAAGGAAGACAAACTAGGTATAAGAGGCTCTTCAACATGCAGTTTGATATTTGAAGACTGTTCTGTGCCAGAAGAAAATGTTTTAGGAGAACTTGGGATGGGTTTCAAAATTGCAATGATGACACTGG ATGCTGGTCGGATTGGAATTGCTTCACAGGCTCTTGGCATTGCTCAGGCATCACTTGACTGTGCAGTTGATTATGCAAGCAAACGTATTGCATTTGGCTCTCCTATATTGAAACTACAAGCTATACAG GCAAAGATAGCTGACATGGCTCTGAAGGTAGAGTCAGCAAGACTTCTGACCTGGCGGGCAGCACATTTAAAAGATACAAAACAACCATTTACGAAG GAAGCAGCAATGGCAAAATTGGCTGCATCAGAAGCTGCTACATTCTGCTCTCATCAGGCGATACAGATTCTTGGAGGAATGGGCTATGTGAGTGATATGCCAGCAGAGAGGCATTATCGAGATGCACGCATTACTGAGATATATGAAGGAACGTCTGAAATTCAAAGACTTGTGATTGCTTCCAATATTGCAAAGGAATATGGACTGTAA